The genomic interval CTTTCTCGATGCTCGATGCTCGATCCTGGATACTGGATCCTTTACCAGCATCGAGCATCCAACATCATGTGATGAACGGTTACAGTATAACTTAAGGTGGATGGGTTTGTCAAGAAATAAATATCAGGAGCAGCAATTCTAATTATGGCACTTTTTGGCACAATATATAGTAATTTGGTTGTTCTTCTATACCATATATGGCATAGAAATTGGTCAAAATTAGAATTGCTGTAATGAAGGATTAAAAATTGAAATTTAAAAGAGGACTAATAAGTCATTGGAGTAAATGAATGCCATAGGATACTTTTTTGGGGGGGGTAGCATTGTTATGAGAAGTGCAAATCGGTTTGTAGGCATGTTGTTATCTTGGAGTGATACTCGTCACTCAATTCTGCGTTAGACACGGCACGCTTGAATCAATTTGAAGGAGGTATTGATGATGACTTTAGAAGAAATTAAGAAGGTTGCGGTTCCAATCTGTAGCGAATTCAAAGTGAAGAGATTGGATCTTTTTGGATCGATTGTGCGCGGTGCCGATTCTTCTGATAGCGATATTGATCTACTCGTCGAGTTTGAAGAACCTAATCTGCAACCCTCCAAGAGGTTTTTCGGACTGCTCCATCATCTTGAGGATGCCTTGAGATGCGAGGTTGATCTGCTTACTGTCAGTAGTCTCAAAAATCCCTATTTTCGACGTAGAATACTCAAGGAAAAGGTGAACATCTATGAAGGATGATATCCTTAAACATCTCTATGACATTAGGGAAGCGGCTTTGTCTATTTCCCGGTTCGTCAGTGGCAAAACATTTGATGATTATATACACGATGAATTACTCAAAAGTGGCATTGAGCGAAAATTTGAGATTATTGGGGAAGCACTAACCAGAATAAGGAGAGACGACCCTACCATACTTGAGAAGATAAGGGAGTATCGCAACATCGTGTCATTCAGAAATATTCTCGCACATGGCTACGACAGCATTGATGACGAGATTGTATGGGGAATCATTGAAGAAGATTTAGGTAATTTGCTCGAAGATGTCGAGCATCTGATTGGAGAGAAAAATCGAACCAATGAATGAATTGAGATTGTGATAAGGATTTGAGATCAGAAATTAAAGAGTAAATAGAGTTAATAGAAAAATATAAGTGGAATTCTGTCCGTCCTGCTTTAACTAAGTTATATCCAGACCCAAAAAGAATATTGAAGGAGCGGTTTCCAAGGTTCAGCCTAACCGCACAGGTCACAAAAAAGTGGTATTTTGCAGAACTCCAAATATTATAAAGGAGGTCATGAGTATAATAAAAGAAACGCGCTTTTTATTATACCAGGAAGATTATGGAGACCTTAGAATTGAGCCAACTTGACCAGGGCTTTAAATACGAGATTGCCTCCCGGCCTGGAGGGGAGTATTTCGAGCGCTGCTTTTCCTGTGGCACCTGCACCGCCTCATGCCCAGTGGCTGATGTAACTGAAGAATTTAGTCCGATGAAACTTATTCGTATGGCACTCTTGGGAATGAAGGAAGAGATTCTCTCCTCCGATACGATTTGGCTCTGTTCGCTCTGTTACACCTGTTATGCCACCTGTCCCCAGGATGTTAGATTCCGCCATATTATAGAAATTC from bacterium carries:
- a CDS encoding nucleotidyltransferase family protein, producing the protein MMTLEEIKKVAVPICSEFKVKRLDLFGSIVRGADSSDSDIDLLVEFEEPNLQPSKRFFGLLHHLEDALRCEVDLLTVSSLKNPYFRRRILKEKVNIYEG
- a CDS encoding HepT-like ribonuclease domain-containing protein, which gives rise to MKDDILKHLYDIREAALSISRFVSGKTFDDYIHDELLKSGIERKFEIIGEALTRIRRDDPTILEKIREYRNIVSFRNILAHGYDSIDDEIVWGIIEEDLGNLLEDVEHLIGEKNRTNE
- a CDS encoding 4Fe-4S dicluster domain-containing protein — translated: METLELSQLDQGFKYEIASRPGGEYFERCFSCGTCTASCPVADVTEEFSPMKLIRMALLGMKEEILSSDTIWLCSLCYTCYATCPQDVRFRHIIEILRDMAIEGEYVSPDMMAKIEKVDRLSQEIRREMVKFLFDKDEKRIARINSKINEFQK